ACGCTAGTCCTAGGTGATTAGCGTTTTCCGCTTTATGGCAATCCTTCGATTCCTCTTTTTTCAAATTTTTTCATAATTGCTTTAAATGTTCCACTTTGTAAATGATATGCTGTTAGCAAATAGAAATCTTGCTGATTTCTAAGGTTTTCAAATACTATTACATACTTTTCTGCTCTATTAAGGATGTATGTTCTTTTTTCATCAGGAACATTGAAAGTCAGGAAATCATTCTTATTCTCAATATGATACTTTATCCAATGTATTCGAATTGACCTTTCGGATTCAAATGCTCTTTTTCTTGTAGCCTCATCAACAACTACAGTAGTAAGATGTCTAAACAACACATCCATCTTATCTTGTCCTTCAATTGTCGTAGGATGAATTTGTCTTCCCTCCATTTCAAAGTTGGGATTTGCTGCAATATCTCGATCAAAAACTCTTCGAAATGATATTAAATTTTCTCTTTCCGAATTATAAAGTAGATCTAAAAGGTGGTTGTAAGCTATAGTAAGATTGGTGGGCATGTTAACTCAATTCTATGAAAAATTGATTGAATTTCTCCTCATTCTTTTTGGTCTTGCTATTTAATGGGTGGTTGCATTTCTTTTCAATTCTGGATATCAGCCGATTTTTAACTATGGAAACCTTTCCTTTTTTTTCATCATCAGGAACATTTAATTTATAGTTAATTGCTCCCATAAAAAAATCTGTGAGCTGCATAAAAATACTTTCATGCGAACGAATATTCTGGAGTGTCCGAATATGAGCATAATCAACTTTTAAAATATCCTTCAACTTTCTGGCTTTACTAGCACTAAGAGTATCCTTTATATCAAGATATATATTATAATTATATTCCATATTTATCTTGTGATATAGAAGTTGGTAGTACATTTTATAATAAAAGTCATCAAAATACTTTGGGTTGTTTTCATCTTTACGTATTGCGCTCTTCTTTATAATAATTGAGCGAAAAACCAATTCAGTGTTGAAAAAGAAATCTATCAGATCATTATAAAATTTCTCTTTGTGAGCAAATATTTCTGACCACTTAATTTCGCCCTTTACATCATGTGACTCTTTTAAATTAAGAAGCATTTCCTTTGAAATACGTAATACATTATATGGTACGCTTATGTAGCTAAGTATCATATAAGGCTTATGATCATTTTCCAAATGACAGCTTTCATCACAATAAACATTAAAAGTATAGCTCATATAATACGCTTAAATCAGCTGTTTGTATAGGTTATGAAGTAATAAAAGCAGAGATACTGCAATTGATTAATAAAGAAAGTTAAAAAATTCCTTTTAAATAAAATGTTATTCAAAAGGCGCTTCAGGTAAAAAGTCCCTAGGCGAGCACTTAAATATTTTAGCCAATTCATTGATATGATTTAGGTTATATTTAGCCCGGTATTTAGGATTTTCTACATCCCCGATAAACCCAACTGAAACCTCAAGCAAATAGGCCAATTCCTTCTGAGAATACCCCTTTTCTATTCTTTTAGCCTTTACTGCGTCAATAATATACTGCTCAATGGGAGTGTGTAGTGGATCAGCCATTATTTCTGGTTTAATCCACAAAGAATCATTGTCCCAAAAAATATTTCACACATACAGGTACGTGTATTATATTTGCAGTAATAAAATCCTCTTAATATGGCAACCACTTACAAATTCTCCGTTATGGTAGTAATTAAGGATAGTCATGGCTTTTCCCGTACCATTACCCCAATTATTGAAGCTACATCTGATCTTGAAGCAAAGCAATAGCACAGTATCCCGAGGGCAATGTTAGAACCGTTTCAAAAATCAATTAATTTATGGAACAAGAACAAAAGAAAACAGACCCGTTTGCAATCATAACATTTGCAGCAGGACTAGGAGGCTTTGCTATTCTTCCTATACTATTTATTCCTGTCGGTTTTATTTCCGGTATCGTTTCCTACTATCGACTTAAAGAGAATGAGAGTTTAAAGGGTAAAGGGTTAAGAATAGCTGGATGGATATTAACCTGTATTAACATGCTGTATTTAATGTATGAATTTAAGTTTGGTATTTTTGGTGGTTAATTTATCCACACTCTTAATTTATGATGTGAATATTCAAAGCCGTTAGATAAAATAACGGCTTTTTTTATTCCCTCTGTTGCTAAAAATCATTGATAATAATGATGTATTGATAATAAAAACTATACATTTTTTTCTTTTCAACCTCAAACCCACAGCCATTCTACAGGATATAAAAAACAAATTTTTTTATGAAATTTTTCAAAAATAAAGTTTGAAAAAAAATGTCAAATTTTTTCTTTTTTATTTTTTCCTCCATCACCTTTATCAAAATCGCAGAAAAAAATAAATGAGAAACGAAAAGGTATTAAATGAAAAATTTTGCAATCAAACACCTTTAAATAAAGAGGGTCAGAGTGATTCAAGTAATAGTCCTATATGTGGATGGGAACTATTAGATAAACAAAGCCAGAGGAAATTTGAAGCTATCATTGAGTTAATTTTCACTAAAAACATCAAAGAGATTAAACTAAAAATAGATGGCTCCTCCATCAAGAAAGGCTATGCTATTGAGAAAGACAGAAAATTCGATTCTAATGCAAGAGTATCTGATTATTTAAAATCCAATTCCAAATTATCGCTGAATTTTACAAATGATGGGGTTTTTGGAACAAAAGAAATATTTTTTTAAAACAATAAACTTAAAAATTTATGAAGGTTAAACTGATTACAATTCTCGCTAAACACAGATGTAGTCTACATTTTAATGATTTTAATGACGGTTAGTGAGTTAATTGAATTTTTTAAGACGAATGGAATACATCTTTCAATTCCCGATGCAAAGCTCCTGCTAGAGCTACTTTACACCCTCGCACAAATAGAATACGACGCACAGATTGGTTAATTATCAATAGCTGAATAGAGATATTTCAGAGTGGGAAAATCATTTTTAAACACATTAAAAACAGTTTTCATTTGACATGGAATCAAATAAAGCTCCGCCAGAAGGGGATTTCACAATTTTTTTTTAATCAAAACAGTTCCAAACATTTACACATAATATTAAAAATAGAATATGAATTTAAAGAAAAAAAATGCCATCCTTTATACAAGGGTATCTACTGACGATCAAGCTCAACATGGTTACAGCTTAATTCACCAATATGACAAACTGAAATCACATTGTAACGACAACGGAATTTCAATCATAAAGCACTTTAAGGAAGATTATTCTGCTAAAAATTTTAACCGCCCGGAATGGAAGAACTTAATGCAGTATATAAAAGCGAACAAGGGCGTTGTTAACACTATCTTGTTTACCAAGTGGGACAGGTTTACCCGTAGCCTTGAGGAAACCTTTACGGTCATATCAACTTTAAGAAAAATGGGAATTTCCGTTAACGCAATTGAGCAGGAAATTGATTTTTCTATTCCTGAAAGTAAACTTATGCTTAGTGTTTACGTTGCAGGTGGTGATATAGAACGTGACAAGATTTGCCAGCGTACAAAAGATGGAATGAGAGCCATGAGAAAACAAGGTAAATGGAATGGTACTGCTCCATTAGGATATAAGTATCATAGGGAAGATTCGCGTTCTTCATGGTTGGTTATTGATCCCGTTAAAGCTAGTTTTATTACTGATGCTTTTTCATTATATAGTACAGGTATTTATTCTATTCCTGAAGTACAAAGATTAGTATCCGAAAAGCATAACTATGGAGTAAAGAGAAGTAAACAAGCATTCATTAATATTTTACGGAATCAGGTCTATATAGGTAATATCAAACTTGAAGCCACAGATAAGGAAGATGAAATCTACATTAAAGGGATTCATACACCCTTAGTTGATGAACATATTTTTCAAAGGGTTCAAGATATTCTTGATAACCGAAAACGCTCAAAAAATATACGTTATCAAGATCAAAGGCATCCTTTAAGAGGTTTCCTTAAATGTCCTCAATGTAGTAAAAATATGACCTCCAGTGCTGTTAAGAAAAAGAAATTTGTCTATTATCAATGTCAGGAAGGGCACAGACGCTACCCCGCCCTATTCGCTAATGAGCAATTCGAAAACTTATTAACCAAAACATTCAATATAGACGAAAACATCATAACCTGCTATCAAAAGATACTTGAAGATACATTTGATAGGAACGGGTCAAATATAAAGAATCAGCTTAAAGGTATTAACAAGCAGATAGTGGATTATGAGCAGAAACGGAGCAATAAGGAAGATGACTACATAAATGAACGGATTCCGGCGGATGTATATAATAGCGCCAGAAAAAGGCTAGATGGCTACATTAATGAACTAATCAACCAGAAAACAACCTTAGAGGGTAATATGAAGCACCAATTCAAAAACTATCTGGTTAATACCTCAATTCTTTTAAGAAATCTTTCCGGAGTTTATAAGAAAAGCGACGTTGAAATCAAGCGGAGAATTCTAGGGGTAATTTTGGAGGATAAGCTAATTTTTGAAAATAACACTTATCAAACTCCTACCTATACCCCGGCTGTTGATCTCTTACTTAGAACCAGTAAGGGTTTAAAGGAAAAAAGAAAAGGTTCAGAAGAAAATTCTGAACCTTTGTCTAGTAGTGCTCCCCCTGCTGGACTTGAACCAGCGCCCCTCTGATTAACAGTCAGATGCTCTAACCAACTGAGCTAAGGAGGAATATTACTCCGGGCCGCAAATGTAACAATTGTATTTACAATTCAAATAAAATTTATCACCCGCCAACAGAAATCCCTTCATCTTTCCAGATGCGCAGGAGATGCTTTATGAGATAGTCAAAGTACTTATTGGAGCCCAAGTCGGTGGAAACATTAGACTGACCAATCCAGAAAGGCTCCTGCAAATTGGATTTGTCCAGCAGGTAAAACGTTTCCAATTGATTGGTGAACTCCTTCCGGATATGGCGGTCGGGGGCACGGGCAGGGCCTAAAAGCATCACCAAGGCCGCTGTGGGCAGCGGTTTGTTAAGACTCTTTATCACCGACTTATCTTCCACTTCTTTGGGTGCCACTATCAGCACCGCATCATGTGGATACATGGCCGAAGCCTTGGCGATATTATCATCAGTGCAGTATTCTATCGTACCGAGATGCACGACCGAAGTCTGAAATGATTTGTTGCGAAATTGCTTATCCAGCGCATATTTCATGTCCTGCCCAATCTTGCGGGTGGACATCGGTCCGGCGGAAATAATCAGTAAACTGCCGATTTTACGGGCGGTGGAGTTCTCTCTGATTTCATTCAGAACAAAATCATGGCCCTGGGCCATAGCTGAGATGACGAGGACTAACAGCCAAAGTAACAGTAACAGGCGCTTCATAAGTTATAGGAAAATACTGGGAAGATACATTTTTTTGTATTGTTCCAACATCCTGCCATAGTAAGTTTCCTGTTTCCTGCAAGTATTTAGACTACTCCCGCGGACGCCTGCTATCGAAAAGCATAGCAGTACTGCAGCCGGTTTGCGCTATCGGTAAGATTGACTATAAAAACGAAAGTAAGCGCAAAGTTATGCGTATAAATTTCGTATGACCGTTCTATTTATGAAGGAAAAAATCACTTAAATTTTGTATCTTCAGTACTGTTTGATTTTTCCAACAAAGAAACCCTATTAACCCAGCTAATACTAAAACCCTCATCTTTCCATCCATACTACCATTACATTTTCTTAACCCAAATTTGTACGCTCATGAAACCATTAGCCTATTACTTCACCTCTTTATTAATGATCCTGTTGTTAGCCTGCCAGAAAAAAGACAACACTCCTTCCCCACGAAATGTCTCTGATAATATCATTTCAAAATTACAGGCAGCGGGCTTCCATACCAGCGAAGGCTTGCAGAAATATAAAGACGGCTACCTCGTGGAATATGATATCTTTCTTACAGAAAAACAGATCGATGAACTGGCCGCCAATCCTGTAAACTCCAAGGTAAAAGTGGAGCATTACAGGAGTACTAATACCGTTCCCGGGCCACTCCGGACAATTTATGTGTACATAGATCCTGCCTTCGACGCCTATATGCAGGACGCACTGGACAAAGCTCTGGAGAGATACAATGCGCTCAACATCAGCATAAGGATGATCCGCACGCCAGACACCAGGGCTGAAATAAACATACTGGCATTCCATGAGGTAAGCAACGTACTCGGCTATAGCGCCGGGTTCCCCTCAGGCGGAAATCCTGCAAGCCCCATTAAACTAAACACCTATTACTACAACGGCACCTCCCAACGCGCGGATGCCATCACCACCATAGCACATGAAATAGGGCATGCTATAGGCTTCCGCCATACCGACTACATGAACCGGGCCTTCAGCTGCGGCACCGGCGGCAACGAAGGCACAGCCGGCGTTGGTGCAGAGTATATTCCGGGCACACCAAGTGCCCCCTCAGCCAATTCCTGGATGCTAGCCTGCTCCAACAATACAGACCGCCCCTTCACTGCTGAAGACAAAGTAGCGCTTACTACAGTATATCCCGGCCCTCCTGCATGGGTGCGGCTCAAAAACAGATGGACCAATGCCTACCTCTACGACGACAACGGCATAGTACGATATAGCAGCACCGCTCCGGACGACCGCTACAAATGGAACCTGGAGAAAATAAACGGATATACACGTATCAGAAATGTGTCGTCCGGGAAGTATATAAACATTGAGCACGGCTATAGCTACGTGGAATGTATACTACTGCCCATCTCTTACGGAAGTGCCTATTGGGCGTTTGAATACACCGATGGCTACATCAGGCTGAGAAATCAATGGAAAGGAGGTTACCTTAACCTGGAGAGCCAAAACGGTACCGCGCAAAACACGGATGTACCGGCCTATTTTGTAAGTAGCCAGTGGATAGTGGCGCAGTAGCGCCAAGCCATTAAATGGTGGATGAAAGATGACGTCGATATAAAACGCTTTCTGCTACGTTGGCAGAAGGCGTTTTATTTTATGTGTATACGCTGCAACAGTCTCAGAGAAAAAAGTGAAGCCCTGTGAAAAATAAAAAAGGCAATCATTGCTGATTGCCTTTCTCTTTTCGCTCCCCCTGCTGGACTTGAACCAGCGACCCTCTGATTAACAGTCAGATGCTCTAACCAACTGAGCTAAGGAGGAGTGTTTCCCGTATCGTTTGTGCGATTTGGGATTGCAAAAATAGGTAAAATTTCATTTTTGCAAAATCTTATGACCACTTTTTTTAAAAATTTTTCTAAAAAGTTTTAAAACCCGCTACCACAAAGGATTTCAGGGAGACACTTTTTTAACCCTGACCAGCATTTTTTCTCCGAGGGCACTGGCACGCGTAGCTTTCCGCACAAAAGGCATGTCCAGTTTGCTGATATAAAAATGAGGAAACCGGTGAAGCAACGTGTAGTCATATCCTTGCTCCCGGAGGCTTGTTAACCCTTCGGGCGTGGTGAAGACAACGCCGGTGACAGCGGTGTCGGTGCGGGGAACCGGTGCGTTCAGGTAGTATTCGAAAGAATAGGAGTTGTGCTGATACAGCGTCACCGGCACGCCGGGAATAGTGGCATTGGCATAACGCGCCGCCTCGCTGCCGCTCTGGTACTGCATCATATCGGGATACAGGATAGTATTGATATAAAGGTTCAACAGGATGCTCATGGCGACAGTCCGGTAAAACACGGCCTCTTTGGTGCTTTTGTCGAACCAGTAGTGCAGCAGCATATATAAAACGATGAGCACTGCGATAGGTACCAGCCACGCATATCCCATGGCTGGCTTGTACAATAGGTCCAATACTACGCCGGCTATCGCCAGCAGGATGATGATGGTATACTGCGTGGTACGGAAAAAACGAAGTCCTTTGGCGGTATGCAGCGACAGGATATAGTGTGCGGTAAGGATGGCAAAAAAAGGAAAAATGATATTGAGATAATGGGGCAACTGGAAACGCGACAGCGAAAACAGTATAAAAGTAGCGAGTGCGCCGCAGATACAATAGTATTCCGGCTGCTGCTTCCATTTGCGGAAAAACATGATCACGGCGGCGTACAGCATCACCGGCCAGGGCAGAAAAGCCCATAGCAGCGTGTGAAAGAAGAAGAATGGGTCTCCTGCGCCCTTGATAGGCCCGGTATTCATAAAACGCCCAAACTGGCTGTCCCAGAAGAAGAAACGCAGTCCGGACACTCCGGTATGACCGAAGACGATCTTCTCCGGATGCAGGTCAAACTGCTGGTAGAGAGCGTATAATTCCGGCATAATGAACAATGCGGTGAAGGCCAGCGCTACCAGCCATTGCCAGCTGA
The Chitinophaga varians genome window above contains:
- a CDS encoding M57 family metalloprotease; amino-acid sequence: MKPLAYYFTSLLMILLLACQKKDNTPSPRNVSDNIISKLQAAGFHTSEGLQKYKDGYLVEYDIFLTEKQIDELAANPVNSKVKVEHYRSTNTVPGPLRTIYVYIDPAFDAYMQDALDKALERYNALNISIRMIRTPDTRAEINILAFHEVSNVLGYSAGFPSGGNPASPIKLNTYYYNGTSQRADAITTIAHEIGHAIGFRHTDYMNRAFSCGTGGNEGTAGVGAEYIPGTPSAPSANSWMLACSNNTDRPFTAEDKVALTTVYPGPPAWVRLKNRWTNAYLYDDNGIVRYSSTAPDDRYKWNLEKINGYTRIRNVSSGKYINIEHGYSYVECILLPISYGSAYWAFEYTDGYIRLRNQWKGGYLNLESQNGTAQNTDVPAYFVSSQWIVAQ
- a CDS encoding helix-turn-helix domain-containing protein is translated as MADPLHTPIEQYIIDAVKAKRIEKGYSQKELAYLLEVSVGFIGDVENPKYRAKYNLNHINELAKIFKCSPRDFLPEAPFE
- a CDS encoding recombinase family protein produces the protein MNLKKKNAILYTRVSTDDQAQHGYSLIHQYDKLKSHCNDNGISIIKHFKEDYSAKNFNRPEWKNLMQYIKANKGVVNTILFTKWDRFTRSLEETFTVISTLRKMGISVNAIEQEIDFSIPESKLMLSVYVAGGDIERDKICQRTKDGMRAMRKQGKWNGTAPLGYKYHREDSRSSWLVIDPVKASFITDAFSLYSTGIYSIPEVQRLVSEKHNYGVKRSKQAFINILRNQVYIGNIKLEATDKEDEIYIKGIHTPLVDEHIFQRVQDILDNRKRSKNIRYQDQRHPLRGFLKCPQCSKNMTSSAVKKKKFVYYQCQEGHRRYPALFANEQFENLLTKTFNIDENIITCYQKILEDTFDRNGSNIKNQLKGINKQIVDYEQKRSNKEDDYINERIPADVYNSARKRLDGYINELINQKTTLEGNMKHQFKNYLVNTSILLRNLSGVYKKSDVEIKRRILGVILEDKLIFENNTYQTPTYTPAVDLLLRTSKGLKEKRKGSEENSEPLSSSAPPAGLEPAPL
- a CDS encoding DUF3800 domain-containing protein, yielding MSYTFNVYCDESCHLENDHKPYMILSYISVPYNVLRISKEMLLNLKESHDVKGEIKWSEIFAHKEKFYNDLIDFFFNTELVFRSIIIKKSAIRKDENNPKYFDDFYYKMYYQLLYHKINMEYNYNIYLDIKDTLSASKARKLKDILKVDYAHIRTLQNIRSHESIFMQLTDFFMGAINYKLNVPDDEKKGKVSIVKNRLISRIEKKCNHPLNSKTKKNEEKFNQFFIELS
- a CDS encoding ArnT family glycosyltransferase, encoding MLPLPSTVRPFAFSEKQIWVFIVFLLALLQFSALQVPILEPDGALYAGIAKTMVLKHDYLNLYADGHEWLDKPHFPFWMAALSFQLFGFHTWSYKLPAILFLLMGAWYTYRFALSLYGNTTARWAVCILLTAEHLVISNNDVRAEPYLTGLIIAAVYHFYQSVLRPWWYHLLLGALFTACAIMTKGIFALVPIGAAIGGHLLFTRQWKLVFSWQWLVALAFTALFIMPELYALYQQFDLHPEKIVFGHTGVSGLRFFFWDSQFGRFMNTGPIKGAGDPFFFFHTLLWAFLPWPVMLYAAVIMFFRKWKQQPEYYCICGALATFILFSLSRFQLPHYLNIIFPFFAILTAHYILSLHTAKGLRFFRTTQYTIIILLAIAGVVLDLLYKPAMGYAWLVPIAVLIVLYMLLHYWFDKSTKEAVFYRTVAMSILLNLYINTILYPDMMQYQSGSEAARYANATIPGVPVTLYQHNSYSFEYYLNAPVPRTDTAVTGVVFTTPEGLTSLREQGYDYTLLHRFPHFYISKLDMPFVRKATRASALGEKMLVRVKKVSP